One region of Streptomyces capillispiralis genomic DNA includes:
- a CDS encoding DEAD/DEAH box helicase, with the protein MFVPGDPARTGRVAFWRPDGSAPPLTDTATAGHLAVVVPGDEGVEAVRVPAALLPVHAALPVLTRARADGAGHRAARFWGAAAVQALHLVARGLLLPGLSPADHDAWRIGPLDAEDIEAVRRLAAAMPPEAHAVPLDGTGPPRLPDPERLLRAFLDAVADTLPRSPAAHLVTGGPAFAVPEPHRLPGLRPWAADIAAGHDAGVRLSLRIEVHGLTDAASGTSDGTSDGMSDGADVSFRAVLQMHGVHDTALVADAADVWSGASETDFGSAARMDALLVLRRAARAWAPLAPLLSAAVPDAVDLAEEEVAELLGDAGRVLAGAGVDVHWPKELIRELTTRAEVGPADDEPGSGRAGFAQGPSFLSADALLAFDWWFALGEGRLTREELDRLAEANRPLVRLRDQWVLVDPRELARARARQDHKITPVDALGAALTGSVEVDGSRIEVRPTGWLATLRDRLADPEEQEPVEQPAALAATLRDYQRRGLNWLARMTSLGLGCCLADDMGLGKTITLIALHLHRRTDPASAGPTLVVCPTSLMGNWQREIERFAPGTPVRRFHGGRRSLDDLADGEVVLTTYGTMRLDAARLAEVPWGMVVTDEAQHVKNPYSSTARQLRSIGARARVALTGTPVENNLSELWAILDWTTPGLLGGLGTFRRRYADAVEGGQDPAAAERLARLVRPFLLRRRKSDPGIAPELPPKTETDHAVSLTAEQTALYEAVVREALEEISGADSMARRGLIVKLLTGLKQICNHPAQYLKEERPVVAGRSGKLELLDELLDTVLTEQAGVLVFTQYVRMARLLERHLTARGVPSQFLHGGTPVAEREAMVRRFQDGEVPVFLLSLKAAGTGLNLTRAEHVVHYDRWWNPAVEAQATDRAYRIGQTRPVQVHRIVAEGTVEDRIAELLVRKRKLADAVLGAGESAFTELTDTELADLVELRGGLR; encoded by the coding sequence GTGTTCGTCCCCGGTGACCCCGCCCGCACCGGCCGGGTCGCCTTCTGGCGGCCCGACGGTTCCGCTCCGCCCCTCACCGACACGGCGACGGCCGGCCACCTGGCCGTCGTGGTGCCCGGCGACGAGGGGGTCGAGGCGGTGCGCGTGCCCGCCGCCCTGCTGCCGGTGCACGCCGCGCTGCCGGTCCTCACGCGTGCGCGGGCGGACGGTGCCGGGCATCGCGCGGCACGGTTCTGGGGCGCCGCCGCCGTGCAGGCCCTGCACCTGGTGGCGCGAGGGCTGCTGCTGCCCGGTCTGTCCCCCGCCGACCACGACGCCTGGCGCATCGGCCCGCTGGACGCGGAGGACATCGAGGCGGTCCGCCGGCTGGCCGCCGCCATGCCGCCGGAAGCGCACGCCGTACCGCTGGACGGCACCGGACCACCCCGTCTGCCCGACCCCGAACGGCTGCTGCGCGCCTTCCTCGACGCGGTGGCCGACACCCTCCCGCGCTCCCCCGCCGCCCACCTGGTCACCGGGGGCCCGGCCTTCGCGGTGCCGGAGCCGCACCGGCTGCCCGGACTGCGGCCCTGGGCCGCCGACATCGCTGCGGGCCACGACGCGGGAGTACGGCTGTCGCTGCGGATCGAGGTGCACGGCCTGACGGACGCGGCGTCAGGCACATCCGACGGCACATCCGACGGCATGTCCGACGGCGCCGACGTGTCGTTCCGGGCCGTGCTCCAGATGCACGGCGTGCACGACACCGCCCTCGTCGCGGACGCCGCCGACGTGTGGTCCGGGGCCTCGGAGACGGACTTCGGCTCCGCCGCGCGGATGGACGCCCTGCTCGTGCTGCGCCGCGCGGCGCGGGCCTGGGCGCCGCTCGCCCCGCTGTTGTCGGCGGCCGTGCCGGACGCGGTCGACCTGGCGGAGGAGGAGGTCGCCGAACTCCTCGGCGATGCCGGCCGGGTGCTCGCCGGCGCGGGCGTCGACGTCCACTGGCCCAAGGAGCTGATCCGCGAACTCACCACCCGCGCGGAGGTCGGTCCGGCCGACGACGAGCCGGGATCCGGGCGGGCCGGCTTCGCCCAGGGACCGTCGTTCCTGTCCGCCGACGCGCTGCTCGCCTTCGACTGGTGGTTCGCCCTGGGCGAGGGACGCCTCACCCGCGAGGAGCTGGACCGGCTGGCCGAGGCGAACCGCCCCCTCGTGCGGCTGCGCGACCAGTGGGTCCTGGTCGATCCTCGTGAACTGGCCCGGGCCCGCGCCCGCCAGGATCACAAAATCACGCCCGTGGACGCGCTCGGTGCGGCCCTGACCGGCTCCGTGGAGGTCGACGGAAGCCGGATCGAGGTGCGGCCCACCGGATGGCTGGCGACCCTGCGGGACCGGCTCGCGGACCCCGAGGAGCAGGAGCCGGTCGAACAGCCCGCCGCCCTCGCCGCCACACTGCGGGACTACCAGCGGCGCGGCCTGAACTGGCTGGCCCGGATGACCTCCCTGGGCCTCGGCTGCTGTCTCGCCGACGACATGGGACTCGGCAAGACCATCACCCTGATCGCCCTGCATCTGCACCGCCGGACCGATCCCGCGTCGGCGGGACCCACCCTCGTGGTCTGCCCGACGTCACTGATGGGCAACTGGCAGCGGGAGATCGAACGGTTCGCGCCCGGCACCCCGGTGCGCCGCTTCCACGGCGGACGGCGCTCGCTGGACGACCTCGCCGACGGCGAGGTCGTGCTCACCACGTACGGCACCATGCGGCTGGACGCCGCCCGGCTCGCCGAGGTCCCCTGGGGCATGGTCGTCACCGACGAGGCCCAGCACGTGAAGAACCCGTACTCGTCGACCGCGCGGCAGCTGCGGTCCATCGGCGCCCGCGCGCGCGTGGCGCTCACCGGCACGCCGGTCGAGAACAACCTGTCGGAGCTGTGGGCGATCCTCGACTGGACGACTCCCGGTCTGCTGGGCGGGCTGGGCACCTTCCGCAGGCGGTACGCGGACGCCGTCGAGGGCGGACAGGACCCGGCCGCCGCGGAGCGCCTGGCCCGGCTGGTCCGGCCGTTCCTGCTGCGCCGCCGCAAGTCCGACCCGGGCATCGCGCCCGAGCTGCCGCCGAAGACGGAGACCGACCACGCCGTGTCGCTCACCGCGGAGCAGACGGCGCTGTACGAGGCGGTGGTGCGCGAGGCGCTGGAGGAGATCTCCGGCGCGGACAGCATGGCGCGGCGCGGACTGATCGTGAAGCTGCTGACCGGCCTGAAGCAGATCTGCAACCACCCGGCGCAGTACCTCAAGGAGGAGCGGCCGGTGGTCGCGGGGCGGTCCGGGAAGCTGGAGCTGCTGGACGAACTGCTCGACACGGTGCTCACCGAGCAGGCCGGTGTGCTGGTGTTCACGCAGTACGTGCGGATGGCCCGGCTGCTGGAGCGGCATCTGACCGCGCGGGGCGTACCGTCGCAGTTCCTGCACGGCGGCACCCCGGTCGCCGAACGCGAGGCGATGGTGCGGCGCTTCCAGGACGGGGAGGTTCCGGTGTTCCTGCTGTCGCTGAAGGCGGCGGGCACCGGGTTGAACCTCACCCGCGCGGAGCACGTCGTGCACTACGACCGCTGGTGGAACCCCGCCGTCGAGGCACAGGCGACGGACCGCGCGTACCGGATCGGTCAGACCCGGCCGGTGCAGGTGCACCGCATCGTCGCCGAGGGGACCGTCGAGGACCGCATCGCCGAACTGCTGGTCCGCAAGCGGAAGCTGGCCGACGCGGTGCTGGGCGCGGGTGAGTCCGCGTTCACGGAGCTGACCGACACGGAACTGGCGGACCTGGTCGAACTGCGAGGAGGACTGCGATGA